One Kitasatospora sp. MAP12-44 DNA segment encodes these proteins:
- a CDS encoding G1 family glutamic endopeptidase has translation MFETSSARLLAVAAGLAVAVLAAPAAAAATPADTATSGIWAGYQAGGPPGSFTSVSASWIQPAVTCGSQDTYASFWVGLDGSGPLEQTGTEADCLDGRPVYRAWSEVLPAAETPYSVTVQPGDHLTGSVVDNGDGTFTMTVADSTQNWTQSTVQQGSAGSQDSTAEVVAEAPQLGGRRARLSDFGTVNFTGATANGSPLGGYSPLQVVMGDGDGGTVLAQPGPISAGDFAVTWENGG, from the coding sequence ATGTTCGAGACAAGCTCCGCCCGTCTGCTCGCGGTGGCCGCCGGCCTGGCCGTCGCGGTGCTCGCCGCGCCTGCGGCTGCCGCCGCCACCCCGGCCGACACCGCCACGTCCGGGATCTGGGCCGGCTACCAGGCCGGCGGCCCTCCCGGCAGCTTCACCTCCGTCTCCGCCTCCTGGATCCAGCCCGCCGTGACGTGCGGCTCGCAGGACACCTACGCCTCTTTCTGGGTGGGCCTGGACGGCTCCGGCCCGCTGGAGCAGACCGGCACCGAGGCGGACTGCCTCGACGGCCGGCCCGTCTACCGCGCGTGGTCGGAGGTGCTCCCGGCCGCCGAGACGCCGTACTCGGTGACCGTCCAGCCCGGCGACCACCTGACCGGCAGCGTGGTCGACAACGGTGACGGCACGTTCACCATGACCGTGGCGGACAGCACCCAGAACTGGACGCAGAGCACCGTCCAGCAGGGGTCCGCAGGATCGCAGGACAGCACCGCCGAGGTCGTCGCCGAGGCACCCCAGCTCGGTGGCCGGCGGGCGAGGCTGTCCGACTTCGGGACGGTGAACTTCACCGGCGCCACGGCCAACGGCTCCCCGCTCGGCGGTTACTCGCCTCTCCAGGTCGTGATGGGCGACGGGGACGGAGGTACCGTGCTGGCACAGCCAGGCCCGATCTCCGCCGGGGACTTCGCCGTCACCTGGGAGAACGGCGGCTGA